Genomic window (Acidobacteriota bacterium):
AGAACTCGAAAGATCCATTTTGCGGAGGCTTGGAATCGACGAAACCACCACCACGCCGGCGCTGTCGACCACGCTCACCAAAAAACCGGAGTAAGTGTTTTCGCCAAGCTTGTCCTGCAGAGGGCCGAGGTCGAGCACGCCGTTGAGCGAACCCCAGACGCCGCTACCACGAGAGCGCAGCGGATAGGAAATGAGGGCTTTCGGGGCCTCGCCTGGCGGCACGTCGAGGATCACCTCCTCGACTTGGTCCCCTTCGAGCGCCCGTTCGTGGGCGGCCCGCATCGCATCGTCGAGAATGTCCCTGGTCTCCAAATCGAGCTGCGGCGACCGCACGAACGCGCCTGTGCCGGTTCGCGGAATGATCTGGAGATAGACGAAGGCGCGGCCCGGTTCGCTCCCAATCCCCTGCAGGAGAGATTCAAAGCTATCGACGTCGATCTGATCGGCTGCGGCGAGCGCCCGTGCCGTGCTGGCAAGCAGGGTGCGATGGCCGGACATGAACAGTGAAATCTCACCAGCAAGGCTGACCGATTGCCTTACCAGGTACCGTTCTTCGACCGTTTCGAGGTGGTCGCGGTTGTAGGACGTCAGCAACAGACCTACCAGTACCATCGGCACCACTGTGACCAGGACGAGGGTGGCGGCGATGGGGTAGGACAGGCTGGAACGGAAACGCGCTGCAAAGCCCATTGGACTCCATCGAATATATCATGGAGACCCTTTCGCTGGCGTGATCAGGATTGGTATGCTATTCGATCCATTACGTTTGGAGGAATGATGAGTCTGGATCGCAAGACGGCGTCAAAGACGCTTCGCGACCTGTCAGCCCTTCTCGAAATCCAGGGGGAGAACGTCCATCGCGTTCGCGCCTTGGCCAACGCCTCGAGAATTGTGGAGAGGATCGCAGGCGACCTCGAGGAGCTGGTCGAGAGCGGAGAGATCCTCAAAATCAGGGGGATCGGAGAGGGCACTGCGGCAATCCTCGAACAGCTCGTGGCGGGGGAACGGCCGGATGCGATGGAGAAAGCTGAGAGGATGGTTCCGGAAGGCGTCCGGGAAATGCTCGCCCTGCCAGGGCTCGGACCGAAAAAGGTGCGCGCTTTGTGGCAAGATCTGGGGCTCGAGAACATCGGTGAGCTAGAGTATGCCTGCACCGAAAACCGGCTCGTCGAGCTTGCCGGATTCGGTCCCACTACCCAGGAGAAACTGACCGACGCCATCCGGTTCCATCGGGCCTCTGGTGAGCGGCGACTGATCAACGAGGCCTCGGCCGAAGCGAGCGAGCTCGCCGGAGCGCTGGGCGGCATCGACGGCGTGGAGCAGGTCCTGGTCGCTGGAGAACTGCGGCGCTGCTCGGAGACGGTGGGCTCGCTCGAGCTGGTGGTCGTCACGAGTGCGGGCGCGGCGGTCGGCACGGCCATCGCCAACCTTCTCGATCAGGGAGGTCACGAGACGTCCGGTCGGTACAGGGGCGTGACCGGAAGTGGACTGCCGGTGACCGTCCATATGGTCGGAGAAGGAGACGCCGGGTTAGAGCTGCTCCGAGCGACCGGATCGGACGAACATCTTCGGACGCTTGGCGAACGGGCGAAAACGACCGGATTCCGGCTGGACGAGAAGGGCCTCTGGCGCGGCCAGGACCGGATAGAGTGTTCCAGCGAGCATGATCTGTACGAGGCGATTGACTGCCAGTGGATTCCGCCAGAGCTGCGCGAGGGAACCGACGAGTTGGGAAGGGCGCTGTCGCGTGATCTGCCCGAGCTGGTTGCAGTGGAAGATCTTCTTGGTGCGCTCCACAACCACACCACCGATTCAGATGGATCAGATTCGGTCGAGTCGATGGCCGAGGCGGCGAGGGAACGTGGCTGGGAGTTCATCGGAATTGCCGATCACTCGCCGGCCGCGACCTATGCCAACGGGCTCAGCGCCGAGCGCCTCCGAGACCAGTGGCGCCGGATTGACCGCTACAACGCGTCGAATTCCGAGGTTCGAGTGGTCAAGGGTATCGAGGCCGACATCCTGACCGACGGCAATCTCGATATACCGGACGGCTGCGAGAAGGATCTCGAATACGTGGTCGCTTCGGTCCACTCGGCCTTTCGGCTGGCCGAAAACGTACAGACCGAGCGCATCGTCCGCGCTGTCTCCCATCCTGCCTGCAGAGTGCTCGGTCATCCGACTGGACGCCTGCTCCTGGCCCGCCCCGGATACGCAGTCGATCTCGAGCGGGTCCTCGAGGCCTGCGCCGAACACGACGTTGCGGTCGAAATCAACGCCAGCCCGTACCGTCTCGATCTCGACTGGCGATGGGCCAGGCGGGCGCTCGAGTTCGGTCTCAAACTCGCGGTCAACCCGGACGCACACACGGTTGCGGGCCTCGACGACGTTCGGTGGGGCATTGCGGTGGCACGAAAGGCGGGAGCCACAGCCGCCAATCTCGTCAACTGCTCTGGCATCGATCAGTTCCTTCGAAAATGAAGAGTTGAGAGTTGAGAATCCCCATCCGCCCTCCCCACCACGTTGGGCGCGTGGTGTTGCTCGAAACTCTCAACTCTCAATTCTCAACTTTCAACTCAAAACGCGGGTAGACCGATATCGACGATCGAGATAGAGTCGTGCAAGGAGAACCTTTGAGCGATTTGGTGCTCGTCGTCGAAGATGACCCCGCCAACGCGGTGCTCGTGGACGCGATTCTCACGTCTGTCGGGACGTTCGACGTGACGACCAGCGATGACGGCGACGAAATTCTTGCCCAGATCCGTGACCGACCGGTGCGTGCAGTGTTGATGGACGTCTCGCTTGGAAACACCCGGGTCGCCGGTGTCAAGGTCGATGGAGTCGAGCTGACCCGTCACATTCGCGATCTTCCAGAAGGCATCAACCTGCCGATTATTCTCCTCACGGCGCACGCCATGAAGGGAGACCGGGAGCGGTTGCTCTTCGAGTCAAGCGCCAACGACTACGTTGCCAAGCCGATCATCGATCAGAAGGGCCTCGTCGAGCTCGTCCGGCGGCACATCAAGGCGGCCGAAGCCGTCCGAACTGAGCTCGAGGCAAGGGATCGGAGCTGACAACGCCGAGTTCTTCCCGACGTTTTTCGGCAGACGGCGAGGGAGGCTGGATCGACGCCAGCCGGCCGCTGCGCGCCGGAATTCCCGTGTGGTCCGGCGATCGGGCGTTCACCCTCGATCAATGCGTGGAGGGCGGAGTCATTCTCGACAGCGTGTCGACCACCTGCCATGTCGGCACCCACCTCGACGCGCCGCGCCATCTCGATGAGACGGCCCCCGGAGTCGAGGGCGTAGAGATCGATCGTTGCGTTGGCGAGGCCGAGGTCGTCCGGATCCCTCGGTCATTTGCAGCTGCCACGCCCTCGGAATTGCCCGCAGGCTGGGAACCGACCTCACCGAGGGTCCTGCTGAGGAGCGACTCCTATCCGATCGGTGGCGCGCCGGAGCGAGGATTCTCGGGCATGTCGGCCGAGCTCGTCTACTGGTTGGCTGACCGGGGGGTCGTTCTGGTCGGTGTCGACACGCCGTCCGTCGATGTTTTCAATTCTGAGGAGCTCCCGGCGCATCATGCCCTCCTCGAGCGAGACATGACTTGGATCGAAGGTCTGTGGCTGGGAGATGCCGAACCCGGCCGTTATCTTCTGGTTGCGTTGCCGATTCTGCTCGAAGGTGCCGGAGCCGCTCCGGTGAGGGCAGTACTCAAACCGCTTCACAGCGAATTTTGAGTTCTGAATTTTGAATTCCCGACCATCCTCCCCCAAGACAACGGGAGGGTGGAGGGGAACTGAGAATTCAAAATTTAGAATCGAGAATTGAAGATTCAGCAGTCGTCAGGATCAGTCTCGGAGAGAAGGCGCGCGGACTCTTCCGGTGGAGTCGGATTGATCGTGTAACCGGAGCCCCACTCGAAACCGGCAAGGCGGCTGGTCCTCGGAGCGAACTCGAAGTGCCAGTGATAGTCGTGCTCGATGGTCGACCAGAAATCTGGACGACCCGGTCGAGGGTGTGGGTTCGGTGCGGTGTGGAGGACAAGGTTGAACGGCGGGTCTTCGAGGAGAGCCCGAACCCTGCGCAGAA
Coding sequences:
- a CDS encoding PHP domain-containing protein; translation: MSLDRKTASKTLRDLSALLEIQGENVHRVRALANASRIVERIAGDLEELVESGEILKIRGIGEGTAAILEQLVAGERPDAMEKAERMVPEGVREMLALPGLGPKKVRALWQDLGLENIGELEYACTENRLVELAGFGPTTQEKLTDAIRFHRASGERRLINEASAEASELAGALGGIDGVEQVLVAGELRRCSETVGSLELVVVTSAGAAVGTAIANLLDQGGHETSGRYRGVTGSGLPVTVHMVGEGDAGLELLRATGSDEHLRTLGERAKTTGFRLDEKGLWRGQDRIECSSEHDLYEAIDCQWIPPELREGTDELGRALSRDLPELVAVEDLLGALHNHTTDSDGSDSVESMAEAARERGWEFIGIADHSPAATYANGLSAERLRDQWRRIDRYNASNSEVRVVKGIEADILTDGNLDIPDGCEKDLEYVVASVHSAFRLAENVQTERIVRAVSHPACRVLGHPTGRLLLARPGYAVDLERVLEACAEHDVAVEINASPYRLDLDWRWARRALEFGLKLAVNPDAHTVAGLDDVRWGIAVARKAGATAANLVNCSGIDQFLRK
- a CDS encoding response regulator, with product MSDLVLVVEDDPANAVLVDAILTSVGTFDVTTSDDGDEILAQIRDRPVRAVLMDVSLGNTRVAGVKVDGVELTRHIRDLPEGINLPIILLTAHAMKGDRERLLFESSANDYVAKPIIDQKGLVELVRRHIKAAEAVRTELEARDRS
- a CDS encoding cyclase family protein, which encodes MDASRPLRAGIPVWSGDRAFTLDQCVEGGVILDSVSTTCHVGTHLDAPRHLDETAPGVEGVEIDRCVGEAEVVRIPRSFAAATPSELPAGWEPTSPRVLLRSDSYPIGGAPERGFSGMSAELVYWLADRGVVLVGVDTPSVDVFNSEELPAHHALLERDMTWIEGLWLGDAEPGRYLLVALPILLEGAGAAPVRAVLKPLHSEF